From the genome of Acidobacteriota bacterium, one region includes:
- the pnp gene encoding polyribonucleotide nucleotidyltransferase, producing the protein MQHRASLEIGGRELSIETGRLAKQADGAALVRYGDTVVLVTACAAREPKDVDFLPLTVDYKEYTYAAGRFPGGFFKREGRPTEKEILTSRCIDRPIRPLFPEGYNCETQVIAFVVSADGENEPDVLSMLGASSALYFSDIPFHKPIAGVRIGLIDGALTVNPRIPDMERTTLNLVVVGSEDAIVMVECSCKEIAEGQMLEALDLAHGEIRRLIGLQKEIHAKLQPVKRVVEPPVYPEDLMSEVRGKYGEAILAAIRTPGKLNSERRVKELKKEIVESYPEEDEARRKLVKRVFDRLKEEIFRKDLLENRRRTDDRAFDQIRPLDMELSFIPRTHGSALFTRGETQSLVTVTLGTSGDSQVMETLDGESSKTFMVHYNFPPFSVGEVAFLRGPGRREIGHGALAEKALRAVIPPTEVFPYTIRVVSDILESNGSSSQATICGGSLALMDAGVPISKAVAGVAMGLVLEGDKHAILTDIAGFEDHYGDMDFKVAGTRDGITALQMDIKIEGITPAIMKEALEQALRGRLFLLDKMDAVIDKPRPELSSTAPRYYTMTISDYKIKDLIGPGGKTIKSIVEATKAKIDIENDGTVKIFASDEKAAEDARRRINDICAEAEVGKVYTGKVTRLEAYGAFVEILPGTDGLMHISEVSHRRTPDIHDVLKLGDEIQVKVIGIEPPNKVKLSMKALQEPPEGMSPEEERHDDRPPRRHHDRPRGDRGDRGDRGHGGHRR; encoded by the coding sequence ATGCAACATCGCGCATCACTCGAGATCGGCGGACGGGAGCTCAGCATCGAGACCGGACGCCTGGCCAAGCAGGCGGACGGCGCCGCCCTGGTCCGCTACGGCGACACGGTGGTCCTGGTGACCGCCTGCGCCGCCCGGGAGCCCAAGGACGTCGACTTCCTTCCCCTCACCGTGGACTACAAGGAGTACACCTACGCCGCGGGACGGTTCCCCGGCGGCTTCTTCAAGCGGGAGGGGCGCCCCACGGAGAAGGAAATCCTGACCAGCCGGTGCATCGACCGGCCCATCCGGCCCCTCTTCCCGGAAGGATACAACTGCGAGACCCAGGTCATCGCCTTCGTCGTCTCCGCCGACGGGGAGAACGAGCCCGACGTCCTGAGCATGCTGGGCGCCTCCAGCGCCCTGTACTTCTCGGACATCCCCTTCCACAAGCCCATCGCGGGCGTGCGGATCGGTCTCATCGACGGCGCCCTGACCGTCAACCCGCGGATCCCCGACATGGAGCGGACCACCCTGAACCTGGTAGTGGTGGGCTCCGAGGACGCCATCGTCATGGTGGAGTGTTCCTGCAAGGAGATCGCCGAGGGACAGATGCTGGAAGCCCTGGACCTGGCCCATGGGGAGATTCGCCGGCTCATCGGGCTGCAGAAGGAGATCCATGCGAAGCTCCAGCCCGTCAAGCGGGTCGTCGAGCCCCCCGTTTACCCCGAAGACCTCATGTCCGAGGTGCGGGGCAAGTACGGCGAGGCCATCCTGGCGGCCATCCGGACCCCCGGCAAGCTCAACAGCGAGCGCCGCGTCAAGGAACTCAAAAAGGAAATCGTCGAGTCTTACCCCGAGGAGGACGAGGCCCGGCGCAAGCTGGTCAAGCGCGTCTTCGACCGCCTCAAGGAGGAGATCTTCCGCAAGGACCTGCTGGAAAACCGCCGCCGGACCGACGACCGCGCCTTCGACCAGATCCGCCCCCTGGACATGGAGTTGAGCTTCATCCCCCGCACGCACGGCTCGGCCCTCTTCACCCGCGGCGAGACCCAGTCCCTGGTCACGGTGACCCTGGGGACCTCCGGCGACAGCCAGGTCATGGAGACCCTGGACGGCGAATCCAGCAAGACCTTCATGGTCCACTACAATTTCCCGCCCTTCAGTGTGGGCGAGGTGGCCTTCCTGCGCGGCCCGGGCCGCCGGGAGATCGGGCACGGCGCCCTGGCGGAGAAGGCCCTCCGCGCGGTCATTCCCCCGACGGAGGTTTTCCCTTACACCATCCGCGTGGTGTCGGACATCCTGGAGTCCAACGGCTCCTCCTCCCAGGCCACCATCTGCGGCGGCTCCCTGGCCCTGATGGACGCCGGCGTGCCGATCTCCAAGGCTGTGGCCGGGGTGGCCATGGGGTTGGTCCTGGAGGGCGACAAGCACGCCATCCTGACCGACATCGCCGGGTTCGAGGACCACTACGGCGACATGGACTTCAAGGTGGCGGGCACCCGTGACGGGATCACCGCGCTGCAGATGGACATCAAGATCGAGGGGATCACCCCGGCGATCATGAAGGAAGCTTTGGAACAGGCCCTTCGCGGCCGGCTCTTCCTCCTGGACAAGATGGACGCCGTCATCGACAAGCCCCGCCCCGAGCTGTCCTCCACGGCCCCGCGCTACTACACCATGACCATCTCCGACTACAAGATCAAGGACCTCATCGGCCCCGGCGGGAAGACCATCAAGTCCATCGTGGAAGCCACCAAGGCCAAGATCGACATCGAAAACGACGGCACCGTCAAGATTTTCGCCAGCGACGAGAAAGCGGCGGAAGACGCCCGGCGCCGGATCAACGACATCTGCGCCGAAGCCGAGGTCGGGAAGGTCTACACCGGCAAGGTGACCCGCCTGGAGGCTTACGGCGCCTTCGTGGAGATCCTCCCGGGCACCGACGGCCTGATGCACATCTCCGAGGTCTCCCACCGCCGCACGCCGGACATCCACGACGTCCTGAAGCTGGGCGACGAGATCCAGGTGAAGGTGATCGGCATCGAGCCGCCCAACAAGGTCAAGCTCAGCATGAAGGCCCTCCAGGAGCCGCCCGAGGGGATGAGCCCCGAGGAGGAGCGCCACGACGACCGTCCGCCGCGGCGACACCACGATCGGCCGCGCGGCGATCGCGGCGACCGCGGTGATCGCGGCCACGGCGGCCACCGTCGCTAG
- the rpsO gene encoding 30S ribosomal protein S15, with the protein MNVTKEAKGEVIAKYRHHEKDTGSPEVQVALLTQRITELTDHFKAHVKDHHSRRGLLKLVGQRKRILEYLKAKDIERYRKLIAELGLRK; encoded by the coding sequence TTGAACGTCACCAAGGAAGCAAAAGGCGAAGTGATCGCGAAATATCGGCACCATGAAAAGGATACCGGGTCCCCCGAGGTGCAGGTGGCCCTCCTGACCCAGCGCATCACCGAGTTGACGGACCACTTCAAGGCGCACGTGAAAGACCACCATTCCCGCCGCGGCCTGCTCAAGCTCGTGGGCCAGCGCAAGCGCATCCTGGAATACCTGAAAGCAAAGGACATTGAACGTTACCGCAAGCTCATCGCCGAACTGGGCCTCCGCAAGTAA
- a CDS encoding M20/M25/M40 family metallo-hydrolase — protein sequence MRPRPPLSRPAGSRAISTALFLSGAFLAALAAAPPAPAGRARVHHDLDVRIDPARRHLEVRDRITFPASAAGRPVAFLLHEGLDVSCETAGARLRREERSPRPGDFSLVDAPRAGKPPRRPGPSAASMPDAVPASLFVLDLPAGRSGGSVVTLRYAGPLQHPVTPSGPEYARGFSETPGTVDPRGVYLCGRSLWVPWFGDGLVAFDLAVTLPGNWDAVSQGERTAHETVDGLRRTAWRCADPAEEIYLVAGPFTEYAATGNGLAVQAFLRTPDGALARRYLDATVRYAALYRSLIGPFPYRKFALVENYWETGYGMPSFTLLGEKVIRLPFILHSSYPHELLHNYWGNGVFVDMAGGNWCEGLTTYLADHLIAQQKGQDTDYRRTALQKYADYVKPADDAPLDRFRERRDAVTEALGYGKSMMVFHMLRTTLGDETFRKALGAFYASNRFRRASWDDLRASFAAVSGQDLRAFFRQWIDRSGAPDLRLSGVSTRSAGRGFTVSFRLAQVQAGSPYRLDVPVAVTLEGKRDAVVRRVTLDGPVREFTLTVPGRPLRIDVDPAFDLFRRLDPRETPPSLSRVLGAAKVWLALPADADTGMLRAWRDLAEGWAKDSGGKAAVCLDNELSELPADAAVWALGWENRLVPRLAALAEPYGAQLTPRVATLEGREIPRAGRCVVAALPHPASPSLAVGWLAADSPNVVAGLGRKVPHYGKYGWLVFEGSEPVNVGKGVWPAMRSPLTAAFDPSVPAAAFPPMGKLPVGRALAELPSPYTAAALKRHVEALTDPALEGRAFGSPGLDAAADHVALAFQAAGLQPAGDAAYFQRFEAPCRDGETAKPVKNVLGLLPGKDPALAGSPVLVCAHYDHLGRGYPLAHPGNAGKVHPGADDNASGVAVLLELARVMAGGERPDRPVLFVAFTGEECGMVGSRHLIAAGKPFAVDKLFAVLNLDTVGRLGAGKLLALGAATAREWPFILMGAGYVTGLQHDLVNEALDSSDQAMFAARGVPALHLFTPPHPDYHTPADTPDKVDFAGLAKIAEYASEIVGYLAGRKEALAVPQTASADPDAPRGAEAGQGAATGGPPAGSRRVGIGIVPDFTFQGAGVRVGVVTEGGPAALAGFRAGDVIVAVGARSVAGLKEYTEVLKTLTAGQGTDVTVDREGRPVKLHVVPKPR from the coding sequence ATGAGACCCAGACCCCCCTTGTCGAGACCTGCCGGTTCGCGGGCGATTTCAACCGCCCTGTTCCTTTCCGGGGCCTTCCTGGCCGCGCTCGCGGCCGCCCCGCCGGCTCCGGCCGGCCGGGCGCGCGTCCACCACGACCTGGACGTCCGGATCGACCCGGCCCGGAGGCATCTCGAGGTCCGGGACCGGATCACCTTCCCGGCCTCCGCGGCGGGCCGCCCGGTGGCCTTCCTGCTTCACGAGGGGCTGGACGTCTCCTGCGAGACGGCGGGCGCCCGCCTGCGACGGGAGGAACGCTCCCCCCGGCCCGGCGATTTCTCCCTCGTCGATGCCCCTCGGGCGGGGAAGCCCCCCCGGCGCCCGGGACCGTCCGCCGCGTCGATGCCGGACGCCGTGCCCGCCTCCCTCTTCGTCCTGGACCTTCCCGCCGGGCGCAGCGGGGGAAGCGTGGTCACCCTCCGCTACGCCGGGCCCCTGCAGCACCCGGTGACGCCGAGCGGCCCGGAGTATGCCCGGGGGTTCTCCGAGACCCCGGGGACCGTCGATCCCCGGGGGGTTTACCTCTGCGGGCGCTCCCTGTGGGTGCCCTGGTTCGGCGACGGCCTGGTCGCCTTCGACCTGGCGGTCACCCTCCCCGGGAACTGGGACGCCGTCTCCCAGGGGGAGCGGACGGCCCACGAGACCGTCGACGGCCTCCGCCGGACCGCCTGGCGCTGCGCCGACCCCGCCGAGGAGATCTACCTCGTGGCGGGCCCCTTCACCGAGTACGCCGCGACCGGGAACGGGCTGGCCGTCCAGGCCTTCCTCCGGACGCCGGACGGCGCCCTCGCCCGGCGCTACCTCGACGCCACCGTCCGTTACGCCGCCCTGTACCGCTCCCTGATCGGGCCCTTCCCCTACCGCAAGTTCGCGCTGGTGGAGAACTACTGGGAAACGGGCTACGGCATGCCCTCCTTCACCCTGCTGGGGGAGAAGGTCATCCGTCTCCCCTTCATCCTCCACTCCTCCTACCCCCACGAACTGCTCCACAACTACTGGGGGAACGGCGTCTTCGTGGACATGGCGGGCGGAAACTGGTGCGAGGGTCTCACCACCTACCTGGCGGACCACCTCATCGCCCAGCAGAAGGGCCAGGACACCGACTACCGCCGCACCGCCCTCCAGAAGTACGCCGACTACGTCAAGCCCGCGGACGACGCCCCCCTGGACCGCTTCCGCGAGCGTCGGGATGCCGTGACCGAGGCCCTGGGTTACGGCAAATCCATGATGGTCTTCCACATGCTTCGAACGACCCTGGGGGACGAGACCTTCCGGAAGGCCCTGGGCGCCTTCTACGCGTCGAACCGGTTCCGGCGCGCGTCGTGGGACGACCTCCGGGCTTCCTTCGCCGCCGTCTCCGGGCAGGACCTGCGGGCCTTCTTCCGCCAGTGGATCGACCGGTCCGGCGCCCCGGACCTTCGCCTGTCGGGCGTTTCCACCCGTTCTGCCGGCCGCGGTTTCACCGTGAGCTTCCGCCTGGCCCAGGTCCAGGCGGGGTCGCCCTACCGCCTGGACGTCCCGGTGGCCGTGACCCTCGAGGGGAAGCGCGACGCCGTCGTCCGGCGCGTGACGCTGGACGGACCGGTGCGGGAGTTCACCCTCACCGTTCCCGGCAGGCCCCTCCGGATCGACGTGGACCCCGCCTTCGACCTCTTCCGCCGCCTGGATCCCCGGGAGACCCCCCCCTCCCTGTCCCGCGTCCTGGGGGCCGCGAAAGTCTGGTTGGCCCTGCCGGCGGACGCGGACACGGGGATGCTGCGGGCGTGGCGGGACCTCGCCGAGGGGTGGGCGAAGGATTCCGGGGGAAAGGCCGCGGTCTGCCTGGACAACGAATTGTCCGAGCTGCCGGCCGACGCCGCGGTCTGGGCGCTCGGCTGGGAAAACCGCCTCGTCCCGAGGCTCGCGGCCCTGGCGGAACCGTACGGCGCGCAGCTCACCCCCCGCGTGGCGACGCTGGAGGGGCGTGAGATCCCCCGGGCCGGGCGCTGCGTGGTGGCGGCGCTTCCCCACCCCGCGTCCCCCTCCCTGGCCGTGGGGTGGCTGGCGGCGGACTCCCCCAACGTGGTGGCGGGGCTGGGCCGGAAGGTCCCCCATTACGGAAAGTACGGCTGGCTGGTCTTCGAGGGGAGTGAACCCGTCAACGTGGGGAAAGGCGTCTGGCCCGCGATGCGTTCGCCCCTGACGGCGGCCTTCGACCCGTCCGTCCCCGCGGCCGCCTTCCCCCCGATGGGGAAGCTGCCCGTCGGCCGGGCCCTGGCCGAACTGCCTTCCCCCTACACCGCAGCGGCCCTGAAGCGTCACGTCGAAGCCCTCACCGACCCCGCCCTCGAGGGCCGGGCTTTCGGGTCCCCGGGGCTGGACGCCGCGGCCGACCACGTCGCCCTGGCCTTCCAGGCGGCAGGGCTCCAGCCGGCGGGGGACGCGGCGTACTTCCAGCGCTTCGAGGCGCCCTGCCGGGACGGCGAAACCGCGAAGCCGGTGAAGAACGTCCTCGGCCTGCTGCCGGGGAAGGACCCCGCCCTCGCGGGATCGCCGGTCCTGGTCTGCGCCCACTACGACCACCTCGGCCGGGGGTACCCCCTCGCCCACCCCGGCAACGCCGGGAAAGTCCACCCCGGGGCCGACGACAACGCCTCGGGCGTGGCGGTGCTCCTGGAACTGGCCCGGGTGATGGCGGGGGGGGAGCGCCCCGACCGGCCCGTTCTCTTCGTCGCCTTCACCGGGGAGGAGTGCGGCATGGTGGGGTCCCGGCACCTCATCGCGGCCGGAAAACCCTTCGCGGTCGATAAGCTGTTCGCGGTTCTGAACCTGGACACCGTGGGCCGGCTCGGGGCGGGCAAGCTCCTGGCCCTGGGCGCCGCGACGGCGCGGGAGTGGCCCTTCATCCTCATGGGGGCCGGTTACGTGACGGGACTCCAGCACGACCTGGTCAACGAGGCCCTGGACTCCAGCGACCAGGCGATGTTCGCCGCCAGGGGCGTCCCGGCGCTGCACCTGTTCACCCCCCCTCACCCCGATTACCACACCCCCGCCGACACCCCCGACAAGGTGGACTTCGCGGGCCTCGCGAAGATCGCCGAGTACGCCTCGGAGATCGTCGGTTACCTGGCCGGCCGCAAGGAGGCGCTGGCGGTGCCGCAAACGGCCTCCGCCGACCCGGACGCCCCCCGGGGCGCCGAAGCCGGTCAAGGCGCGGCGACCGGGGGCCCTCCCGCCGGGTCGCGCCGCGTCGGGATCGGGATCGTGCCCGACTTCACCTTCCAGGGCGCCGGCGTGCGCGTCGGGGTCGTGACGGAGGGCGGCCCCGCGGCCCTGGCCGGCTTCCGGGCGGGCGACGTGATCGTGGCGGTGGGCGCCCGGAGCGTCGCGGGGCTCAAGGAGTACACCGAGGTCCTGAAGACGCTGACGGCCGGGCAGGGGACCGACGTCACGGTGGACCGCGAGGGGCGGCCGGTGAAGCTGCACGTGGTGCCGAAACCGAGGTGA
- a CDS encoding FAD-dependent oxidoreductase, with amino-acid sequence MSAGIVVIGGQASGLAAAVQARRRNSTVPVTVLEASPHAGTGVCGLPFLFTGEVASPGDLVLHRPEDLERHYRVRVRTGHRVTSVHPGRRVVRCALEGGGESDVPYDRLVLAAGARAAVPPEAAAAGPDGVFTLRTLSDAAPLLVFLSERRPRSVLVLGGGTLGIEMADVFARRGLEVTLVEREASLLPAWEPELALRASSVLAQRGVRPAPGSVVRELGHSGGAFHCRLGTGERISADFVFCACGVRPETAFLADLPLRFHPSGAVVVDARMETSVAGIYAAGDFAAAPSRPSGAPAPANTAVRAALTGGVAGDNAAGYDSRGGQWADAWCLRLSGLELAAAGVTGASARGCGLRAETVSIRAPLAPPYFRDRAGAAAVVGVFDTARGTLLGAHAAGPAGTAALVQPAVPLIAQEATAREILGMEFPYTPPLGTVRHPLQQLARLFLKTAGG; translated from the coding sequence GTGAGCGCAGGGATCGTCGTCATCGGGGGCCAGGCGTCCGGCCTGGCGGCGGCCGTCCAGGCACGGCGGCGGAACTCCACCGTACCCGTCACGGTCCTGGAGGCCTCCCCCCACGCCGGGACGGGCGTCTGCGGGCTCCCTTTCCTCTTCACCGGCGAGGTGGCTTCCCCCGGGGACCTGGTCCTCCACCGGCCCGAGGACCTGGAGCGACACTACCGGGTCCGCGTGCGGACGGGCCACCGGGTGACGTCCGTGCACCCGGGGCGCCGGGTCGTGCGCTGCGCCCTCGAGGGAGGCGGGGAATCCGACGTCCCCTACGACCGCCTTGTCCTCGCCGCGGGGGCCCGGGCTGCCGTTCCCCCGGAAGCCGCCGCGGCCGGCCCCGACGGGGTCTTCACCCTCCGCACCCTGTCCGACGCGGCCCCCCTGCTCGTCTTCCTGTCGGAGCGCCGCCCCCGCTCGGTCCTGGTCCTGGGCGGGGGCACCCTGGGGATCGAGATGGCGGACGTGTTCGCCCGCCGGGGTCTCGAGGTCACCCTGGTGGAGCGGGAAGCGTCCCTGCTCCCCGCCTGGGAGCCGGAACTGGCCCTCCGGGCATCGTCCGTCCTGGCGCAGCGGGGGGTCCGCCCGGCCCCGGGGTCGGTGGTCCGCGAGCTCGGGCACTCGGGGGGGGCATTCCACTGCCGGCTGGGGACCGGGGAACGAATTTCAGCGGACTTCGTGTTCTGTGCCTGCGGTGTCCGGCCCGAAACCGCTTTCCTCGCCGACCTTCCCCTGCGGTTCCATCCTTCCGGCGCCGTCGTCGTCGATGCGCGCATGGAGACGTCCGTCGCGGGCATCTATGCCGCCGGGGACTTCGCCGCAGCCCCCTCCCGGCCTTCGGGCGCGCCGGCCCCGGCCAACACCGCCGTGCGCGCCGCCCTCACCGGCGGGGTCGCCGGCGACAACGCCGCGGGCTACGACAGCCGCGGTGGGCAATGGGCCGACGCCTGGTGCCTCCGCCTGTCGGGGCTGGAGCTGGCAGCGGCGGGCGTCACCGGGGCGTCCGCCCGCGGGTGCGGCCTCCGGGCCGAAACCGTCTCCATCCGGGCGCCGCTGGCCCCCCCCTACTTCCGGGACCGGGCGGGAGCCGCCGCGGTGGTCGGCGTGTTCGACACCGCCCGCGGCACCCTGCTGGGCGCCCACGCCGCCGGCCCCGCGGGGACCGCCGCGCTGGTGCAGCCGGCCGTGCCCCTGATCGCGCAGGAAGCCACCGCACGAGAGATCCTCGGGATGGAATTTCCCTACACCCCGCCGCTGGGCACCGTCCGCCACCCCCTGCAGCAGCTCGCCCGGCTCTTCCTGAAGACCGCCGGGGGGTGA
- a CDS encoding endonuclease/exonuclease/phosphatase family protein, producing the protein MAKTDGPMVNKTMALDEHPKTGWFRFRPWRFLTPVGVLFCTATLLGFPGAWAWYLDLFAHFRVQYFVGLSLLAIPFYLTRRFRTALVFTAFALANLAVIIPLYVGPETAPPGRGRALRVMLVNVNTRAGDPARVATVIRRYSPDVLVLEEIDAAWLERLRPVLAGFRASLAEPRDDNFGIGVFSRLPFRRAEVVGIGVAGVPSIVAELDIAPARLAVIATHPLPPAGRLYARWRDEHLERLAERARRTPGPLVVLGDLNATPWSHAFRSLLARSGLKDSSRGFGVQPTWPSGNLFLRIPLDHCLHSPDVRVRDRVVGPYTGSDHYPLVVDLELPSD; encoded by the coding sequence ATGGCTAAGACGGATGGGCCGATGGTGAACAAGACCATGGCGCTGGACGAGCACCCCAAGACCGGGTGGTTCCGGTTTCGCCCCTGGCGCTTCCTGACCCCCGTGGGTGTCCTGTTCTGCACCGCCACTCTGCTGGGCTTCCCGGGCGCGTGGGCCTGGTACCTCGACCTCTTCGCCCACTTCCGGGTGCAGTACTTCGTCGGCCTGTCCCTCCTGGCGATCCCGTTCTACCTGACGCGGCGGTTCCGGACCGCCCTGGTTTTCACGGCCTTTGCCCTGGCCAACCTGGCCGTGATCATCCCGCTCTACGTGGGCCCGGAAACGGCGCCCCCCGGCAGGGGACGCGCACTGCGGGTGATGCTGGTCAACGTGAACACCCGGGCGGGGGACCCCGCCCGCGTTGCCACGGTGATCCGCCGGTACAGCCCGGACGTTTTGGTGCTGGAGGAGATCGACGCCGCCTGGCTGGAGCGGCTGCGCCCCGTCCTGGCAGGCTTCCGGGCCTCCCTCGCCGAGCCTCGGGACGACAACTTCGGGATCGGCGTCTTCAGCCGGCTCCCCTTTCGCCGGGCCGAGGTCGTCGGGATCGGGGTAGCCGGTGTCCCCTCCATCGTGGCCGAGCTGGACATCGCCCCCGCCCGGCTCGCCGTCATCGCCACCCACCCGCTCCCGCCCGCGGGACGGCTATACGCCCGCTGGCGGGACGAGCATCTGGAGCGCCTGGCCGAACGGGCCCGCCGGACTCCGGGGCCGCTGGTCGTCCTGGGGGACCTCAACGCCACGCCCTGGAGCCACGCCTTCCGGTCGCTTCTGGCCCGGTCGGGCCTGAAGGACAGTTCCCGGGGGTTCGGCGTCCAGCCCACCTGGCCGAGCGGGAACCTCTTCCTCCGCATCCCCCTCGACCACTGCCTCCACTCCCCGGACGTCCGGGTCCGGGACCGCGTCGTCGGACCGTACACCGGTTCCGACCACTACCCCCTCGTCGTCGATCTCGAGCTTCCCTCGGATTGA
- a CDS encoding PIN domain-containing protein, with protein MHGSGKVLVDTSVWIDFFRRTEPGFSVVQRLLAEDRVCSAGIVVAEMMQGAKSEKELSVLRDFVHVFEFLHESPATWLAAGELSFRMRRKGKTIGLADCHIAMIAKENDVEILSLDSHFVTLEEEAGLRLFKMME; from the coding sequence ATGCACGGCTCGGGTAAGGTGCTGGTCGATACCTCCGTCTGGATCGACTTCTTTCGCAGGACTGAACCCGGCTTTTCAGTGGTGCAACGATTGCTGGCCGAGGACCGGGTCTGCTCCGCCGGGATCGTCGTGGCCGAAATGATGCAGGGGGCCAAGTCCGAAAAAGAGTTGTCCGTGTTGCGGGACTTCGTTCACGTCTTCGAATTTCTTCATGAATCCCCCGCTACCTGGCTGGCGGCAGGGGAGTTGTCATTTCGCATGAGGCGAAAAGGGAAAACCATCGGATTGGCAGATTGCCATATCGCCATGATCGCCAAGGAAAATGACGTGGAAATCCTGAGCCTGGACAGCCATTTCGTCACCCTGGAAGAAGAGGCGGGTTTACGCCTGTTTAAAATGATGGAATGA
- a CDS encoding DUF2191 domain-containing protein — translation MSRATITLPGDLLTELMEVTNARSKTEAVILAIKEEIRQKKLERILEMAGKMEFVVTADELRHGDARLG, via the coding sequence ATGTCAAGAGCGACCATTACCTTGCCCGGCGACCTTTTAACGGAGTTGATGGAGGTCACGAACGCCCGCAGCAAGACCGAGGCAGTCATCCTGGCCATCAAGGAGGAGATCCGGCAGAAGAAACTCGAGCGGATCCTGGAAATGGCCGGAAAAATGGAATTCGTCGTCACCGCGGACGAATTGAGGCACGGCGATGCACGGCTCGGGTAA
- the gatD gene encoding Glu-tRNA(Gln) amidotransferase subunit GatD, which yields MMSEYKGYRGRALEVLKHFSAPVWSDVEIATAKGTFTGIILPRSETADPLHVVIKLRTGYNIGIAVDNITTVTVGGRKEAHYKIPEKEFPFDPKKPRVKLLGTGGTIASRLDYRTGAVIPAFSPGELYGSVPELADICNLETEKLYGVFSENMGPEQWIGTAEAIGREIRKGVQGVVIGHGTDTMHHTAAILSFMVQNSPVPIVMVGSQRSSDRPSSDAALNLMHSVKAAAEGDIAEVMVCMFGPTSDTYGLLHRGTRVRKMHSSYRSTFRTIGDIPLAMVSRETITPLRTDYKRRRQDKDVTVNTAFDDRVSIVYYYPNMKADIIDSLVDNGYRGIVFAGTGLGHVNKPLYPALKRAQDKGIAVYMTVQTLWGYVQMYVYDTGRDMMELGVVPMANMLPEVAYVKLGWALGQSADLDEVKRIMFEPVNGEITEREPSNGYLIFQGGIPEVEEFISRYRK from the coding sequence ATGATGTCCGAATACAAGGGATACCGCGGGCGCGCGCTGGAGGTCCTCAAGCACTTCTCCGCCCCGGTCTGGAGCGACGTGGAGATCGCCACCGCCAAGGGGACCTTCACCGGCATCATCCTGCCCCGGTCCGAGACCGCCGACCCCCTGCACGTGGTCATCAAGCTCCGCACGGGGTACAACATCGGGATCGCCGTGGACAACATCACCACCGTCACCGTGGGCGGCCGGAAGGAGGCCCACTACAAGATCCCGGAGAAGGAGTTCCCCTTCGACCCCAAGAAGCCCCGGGTCAAGCTCCTGGGCACCGGCGGGACCATCGCCAGCCGCCTGGACTACCGCACGGGCGCCGTCATCCCCGCCTTCTCGCCGGGCGAACTGTACGGGTCCGTCCCGGAACTGGCGGACATCTGCAACCTGGAGACCGAGAAGCTCTACGGCGTCTTCTCGGAGAACATGGGCCCCGAGCAGTGGATCGGCACGGCGGAGGCCATCGGCCGGGAGATCCGCAAGGGCGTCCAGGGCGTGGTCATCGGCCACGGCACCGACACCATGCACCACACGGCCGCCATCCTGTCCTTCATGGTGCAGAACTCGCCGGTCCCCATCGTCATGGTGGGCTCCCAGCGCTCCAGCGACCGTCCCTCCTCCGACGCGGCCCTCAACCTCATGCACAGCGTCAAGGCCGCCGCCGAGGGTGACATCGCCGAGGTGATGGTCTGCATGTTCGGCCCCACCTCCGACACCTACGGGCTGCTGCACCGCGGCACCCGGGTGCGCAAGATGCACTCCAGCTACCGCTCCACCTTCCGGACCATCGGCGACATCCCGCTGGCCATGGTGAGCCGCGAGACGATCACCCCGCTGCGCACCGACTACAAGCGCCGCCGGCAGGACAAGGACGTGACCGTCAACACCGCCTTCGACGACCGGGTGAGCATCGTTTACTACTACCCCAACATGAAGGCGGACATCATCGACTCCCTGGTGGACAACGGCTACCGCGGCATCGTCTTCGCCGGGACCGGCCTGGGCCACGTGAACAAGCCCCTCTACCCGGCCCTCAAGCGGGCCCAGGACAAGGGGATCGCGGTTTACATGACCGTTCAGACCCTCTGGGGCTACGTGCAGATGTACGTCTACGACACCGGGCGGGACATGATGGAGCTGGGCGTGGTGCCCATGGCCAACATGCTCCCCGAGGTGGCGTACGTCAAGCTCGGTTGGGCGCTGGGGCAATCCGCTGACCTGGACGAGGTCAAGCGCATCATGTTCGAGCCCGTGAACGGCGAGATCACCGAGCGCGAGCCCAGCAACGGCTACCTCATCTTCCAGGGCGGCATCCCCGAGGTGGAGGAGTTCATTTCCCGTTATCGGAAATAA